Proteins co-encoded in one Quercus robur chromosome 8, dhQueRobu3.1, whole genome shotgun sequence genomic window:
- the LOC126696301 gene encoding wax ester synthase/diacylglycerol acyltransferase 11-like, producing MEFEEGLEPVTPTGQYFNSSVLSISIIAVMEFEIPINNLPSIMSLLKDVFLPINPRFSSIMITGKKGEKQWKRVEVKLEDHINVPIFLIGLSPDSYDKYYDDYLEEIAMNQFPQNKPLWEIHVIKYPTSNAAGTIIFNLHHALGDGYSLMGALLSSLQRADNPSQPLTFPFSQRSESKSDRLSRGVSQLFSLIFNTIYDFGWSVLKSNLIEDDRTPIRSGEKGVELRPITISTMTFSLDHIKFIKDKLGVTINDVITGIIFFGTRLYMQEISQKSCKADSTAIVFLSTRIVRGYKSVKEMIKPKSDTPWGNQFGLLHVSIPKFTNLKSSNPLEFVFVRDIY from the exons ATGGAGTTCGAGGAAGGATTGGAGCCAGTAACTCCTACTGGACAGTATTTCAACAGCTCTGTGCTGTCAATATCCATTATTGCTGTTATGGAATTTGAGATTCCAATCAACAACCTGCCCTCCATAATGTCATTGCTCAAAGATGTGTTCCTCCCCATCAATCCTCGTTTCTCCTCCATTATG ATTACAGGTAAAAAAGGTGAGAAACAATGGAAAAGAGTAGAAGTGAAGCTTGAAGACCACATTAACGTTCCCATTTTCCTTATTGGATTGTCACCTGATTCATATGACAAATATTATGATGactact tggaag AGATAGCGATGAACCAGTTTCCACAAAACAAACCACTATGGGAAATTCACGTTATTAAATATCCAACAAGCAATGCAGCTGGTACCATCATATTCAATCTTCACCATGCTCTTGGTGATGGTTACTCTCTCATGGGTGCACTTCTTTCTAGTCTGCAAAGAGCTGATAATCCTTCTCAGCCCTTAACATTTCCTTTTAGCCAACGCTCAGAGTCAAAAAGTGATAGATTAAGCAGAGGGGTGTCCCAACTCTTTTCCTTAATCTTTAATActatatatgattttggatgGAGCGTGTTAAAGAGCAATTTGATTGAAGATGATCGAACTCCGATAAGGTCTGGGGAAAAAGGAGTGGAGCTTCGACCAATTACAATATCAACTATGACATTCTCTCTCGATCATATCAAATTTATTAAGGACAAGCTTGGAGTG ACCATAAATGATGTAATTACTGGTATAATCTTCTTTGGCACCCGGTTATATATGCAAGAGATTAGCCAGAAATCATGCAAAGCGGATTCCACAGCAATAGTGTTTCTCAGTACAAGGATAGTTAGGGGCTACAAGTCTGTCAAAGAGATGATCAAACCTAAATCCGATACACCATGGGGAAACCAGTTTGGTCTCTTACATGTATCAATACCAAAGTTTACAAATCTAAAATCCTCAAACCCCCTTGAGTTTGtttttgttagagatatatattag